In the Rhododendron vialii isolate Sample 1 chromosome 2a, ASM3025357v1 genome, GATTGATTATTTGTTTCAGTCCGGGCAGTCACATTCTGAATAGAGATGCCAATGTGGTTTGCAAATTCacttcgtgtatatatgtatatgtgtgtgggtGTTCCTTCGTTGCACCGGATGGAATTGGAATGATATAGAGAGTACAAAGATGTATATATGATTGAAAGTCTACCCAGTACCTCAGGATTGTCACATTCCCTGTCAATGGAAAATTGTAAAGGCAGCAAGGTATGGAGAAGTCGATTTTTGTTCCGGACTCCCTCTTTTTCTGCCTGTGGCTGTTACAAAATATTTGGAGAATTACTAGCAAATTGCAGACTTATAATTATTAGGCTAAAAAATATTAAGATGTTCATTAGTATTTCAAGGAAGTGTCACAATTCTAAGCCATGCCAAAAGAAATGTTTGACTCGGGGGTTGCAAGGAAGTTTCCAAATCCAAGACCAGTCCGTGTGAAGGAAGAGGTAGACGGGGTATCTTGGAGGATGATGTACGCCGATCGTGATATAAATTCCCATTGCTAGAATGATTCCAAATGATGCGATCCGGTCGCGGAGAGAACCATTGGACATTTGCTTTTTGGGTTTGAAGGATAAGGTTGGCAGGAAGCACAAAGGAGATTTTATCAAAAATCCAGTGGTTCTGATCCCAACAATCTCTTACACAAAGACCATCTTCTTCCCGATGGAGAGGACCTGAAATGTGAGCTCTTAAGGGGCCTTTACCCGTCCAATTTGCCAGCCAGAAAGATGTAGCAATTCTGTCACCAATGAGGGTTCGGGAACCTTGCATGACAAGGGTAAGTCCCTTTTTTATGCCTCTCCACGTTGGAGAAGGGGCAGAGCAATGGGGTTGAGTGAGGCTATACTGACCCTGGATGACGAGACCAAAGAGAAGTATCATCCTTTTGTACTCTCCAAGTGAGTTTAGCCATAGAAACAGTATTGACATGTTGCGTACTACGCAAACCCAGACCGCCAATGGTTGTCTTTGGTGACACTATTCCAGCTAACGGcatgcattttccatttttccaaaGTCATTCCCCAAAGAAAATTGCGGCTTGATCGATCAATAGTCTTTAGGGTGGACTTCGAAAGAAAGTTGCAGTGCATGACGTGCACAGGGATAGGCTCAATAACAAATTTGAAAAGAGTATTCCGACCCGCAAAAGAGACGCACATGTTGTTCCAATTGGAAATCTTCTTCTCAATATTTTCAATGATAAATTGGAAAGATTGTTTGGTTGGGATTTATCATCCTGGCTCGTGTTATCAGAGAATAAAACTCTTGATTTTGCAAGACTTACCTTTTGACCCGAGAGTGCGCAGAAATCTTCTTGAATTGAGTATATGGTTTCACAATTTGCCAGAGTGGCCTTTGCAAAGAGAACAAGGTCATCAGCGAAGAATAAATGAGAGTTTGGATCCTCTCCTTGAGATTTTAATTGGGGCCCATAGCCCTACGTTCACAGCTTCGGAGATTTGAATCGAAAGCTACTCAAGATAGAGGAGTCTTGATGAATTACCTACATGTCCACATATTTTTCTTCTCGTATGCATATTCTTTCTTTTGACTGAAAACTCTATTTTGTGAAGgtcattctctttttcttcattttcttttcagttttttcATCAAGTTTATATGCTACTCttttcattttatattttttccccttgtCCATCTTTAAAGGGTAAGCACATTACTTTGTGGTGAGTACCTCGCTTTATACATAAGAATGCGCAAGAACTTCCACCTATGGATATGAAATTGAGTTACAAACCCAACTGTACTAGAGGATATATTATCGGTGTAATGAAAGTTCACCAGTTTAGCATCCACTAAATTAACTTACTTGTATCGGGTCCCTATCTTAGTTGCAGCTTTCGGATATCTCATTTAGCTGCACTTTGAGGATGGCTGTAGCTTCGGCTTagttggtatttgttttttatATCTTATGTTTCTAAATTGAACACTTTAAAAAGGCCGTTGGGAGTAACTAATGCCAAGGCACATTTGATGTTGTGATCTTGTCTTGTATGACAATTAGGACAAGAGAAAAGTCTCAGAACATATATAGGACTGTAGGGCATAGAGCAACCTACTCTTCCTATGAAGTGAACATAACAGAGACGAACAAGCGAAGGAACACAATTAAAGTAAAGCAAATTAGCAGAGGTTTGTTGCATGTCTATCTATTATAGAAATAACAAAAGTTCCAATTTGAAAAATCTCGCCATGATCCTCATTGATCAAGGGGATTCCAGATTTACACacaggaaaataacaaaacaacaaagaagCAAGGAGTGGCCATGATTGAATTGTTACAATGCAAGCTAGCTAGCATGCATTTGGGTTCTAGTAGGCTTTTGGGTTAACGGACTATGCCCTCCCTCAAGAAATGATGTGTTGTTTGCTCCAGCTGGTTATgatgggtggtggtggtggttaatTGGGACTTGTCCAAGATGGACCACATCACTTGAACATCCTCGTAACCACAAGCCATCACTTCCCCATGCAGATCCTGAACACAATGCCCAGCTGCACTTATACATACAAACAAATGTAGTCACACACCGGCCCATACATATCATCCAACAATATTAATAATTACTCTATACCTTTAGATAAGTACATCAGCTGCATATACAAAAATACtccgtgtgtgtgtatatatatatatatatatatatatatatatatatatatatatagacacacacacacacacttgtagAGTGTGTGTTGCTGATTATGTAAGTATTAGTTACCTTGCTGAGACTTGTTGTGCTGATCATCCCTGCGGGTAAATGTGGTTGGGCTTGGATCTTGATTGGTCAAGAAAGTGCATGCTTTTCTAAATGGTGATGTGAACGTTCGAACCCAAGAATTCATCTTCCGACTAAACGTATGTACCTGCAGGGCTCAATGTTTGACGCAACTCTTAACTCGGAGCGAGCTACCTTAATTCCTTGCCTCCGTTCTCTATATGATTATTATTATGAAGTAGTATATGGGTAGGGACTTGAGGACAGACGCACGCatcaaattgagagagagagagagaagaaaggcaAGATTCGTAAGATGAGGTTGGATGAGTTATACTTCCTACAttccgatttgtttgttttcttttttacttataTATGTCACAAAttgactgtccaatttcaaaatcaattaatCAGATTATGTAAATTTCCAAATCAATAAATCATATATGATTTCTTTAATAAGTTAGAAGTCCGATAAGTTGAAAATTCGagattgaacaaataaattgagacAGATGGAGTAATTGTTTTTCTTATCTTAATATCCTCCACTCCGACTGCACCTTGGCACATGGCCCACGCTCCCAACCACGTCCTCAACACGTGAAACCCTTTTCTTGTATATGCTATCTTCTCAtaagtactactc is a window encoding:
- the LOC131316325 gene encoding uncharacterized protein LOC131316325, coding for MNSWVRTFTSPFRKACTFLTNQDPSPTTFTRRDDQHNKSQQAGHCVQDLHGEVMACGYEDVQVMWSILDKSQLTTTTTHHNQLEQTTHHFLREGIVR